One region of Prionailurus viverrinus isolate Anna unplaced genomic scaffold, UM_Priviv_1.0 scaffold_38, whole genome shotgun sequence genomic DNA includes:
- the TCF25 gene encoding transcription factor 25 isoform X2: MSRRALRRLRGEQRGQEPLGPGALQFALHDDDDAEEEGPKRGTGGRRPRGAGKEGVCVNNRFELINIEDLEEGPVLNGERPECLLTGNRRRSQSGGADAKKAGEVAGKAAPPEQSNISGKLRKKKKKQKNKKNTAGEILENGLEDIDRILERIEDGGGLSRPGPPPLSSKKHVLYVEHRHLNPDTELKRYFGARAVLGEQRPRQRQRVYPKCTWLTTPKSTWPRYTKPGLSMRLLESKRGLSFFAFEHSEEYQQTQHKFLAAVESMEPNNIVVLLQTSPYHVDSLLQLSDACRFQEDQEMARDLVERALYSMECAFHPLFSLTSGTCRLDYRRPENRSFYLALYKQMSFLEKRGCPRTALEFCKLILSLEPDEDPLCMLLLIDHLALRARNYDYLIRLFQEWEAHRNLSQLPNFAFSVPLAYFLLSQQADLPEQELSSAREQASLLIRQALTMFPGALLPLLEYCCVRPDAAVATHSFFGPDAEISQPPALSQLVSLYLGRSHFLWKEPATMSWLEENVREVLRAVDSGDPAVEACESRRKVLYQRAPRNIHRHVVLSEVKEAVAALPPDVTTQSVMGFDPLPPLDTIYSYVRPERLSPVSHGNTIALFFRSLLPNYTMETRRQPGLTSEHPL; encoded by the exons ATGTCGCGCCGGGCCCTCCGGAGGCTGAGGGGGGAACAGCGCGGCCAGGAGCCCCTCGGGCCCGGTGCCCTGCAGTTTGCCCTCCATGATGACGATGATGCGGAAGAAGAAGGTCCAAAGCGGGGAACAGGCGGCCGGCGCCCCCGGGGCGCAGGGAAGGAAGGCGTCTGCGTCAACAACCGGTTCGAGCTG ATAAACATTGAGGACCTTGAGGAGGGACCAGTGCTGAATGGGGAGAGACCCGAGTGTCTGCTCACAGGGAACAGAAGGAGATCCCAGAGTGGAGGTGCAGATGCCAAGAAAGCTGGAGAAGTGGCTGGCAAAGCAGCACCCCCAGAGCAG TCTAATATAAGTGGCAAACTccgaaagaagaaaaagaaacagaaaaataagaaaaacactgCAGGAGAAATTCTG GAAAACGGGCTGGAAGATATTGATCGCATCCTGGAGAGGATTGAGGATGGCGGTGGTTTAAGCCGCCCAGGCCCGCCTCCCCTGAGCTCAAAGAAGCACGTCCTGTATGTGGAGCACAG ACACTTGAATCCAGACACAGAACTGAAAAGATATTTCGGTGCTCGAGCTGTCCTGGGGGAACAAAG GCCGAGGCAGCGGCAGCGTGTGTACCCCAAGTGTACGTGGTTGACGACCCCCAAGAGCACCTGGCCACGGTACACCAAACCAG GTCTGTCGATGCGGCTGCTGGAGTCCAAGAGAGGCCTCTCCTTCTTTGCGTTTGAGCACAGTGAGGAGTACCAGCAGACACAGCACAAGTTCCTGGCCGCCGTGGAGTCCATGGAGCCCAACAACATCGTG GTTCTGCTCCAGACCAGCCCGTACCACGTTGACTCGCTCCTGCAGCTCAGCGACGCTTGCCGCTTTCAGGAGGATCAGGAGATGGCCCGAGACCTCGTAG AGAGAGCGCTCTACAGCATGGAGTGTGCCTTTCATCCCTTGTTCAGTCTCACCAGCGGGACCTGCCGGCTGGATTACCGCAGACCCGAGAACAG GAGCTTCTACCTGGCCCTCTACAAGCAGATGAGCTTCCTGGAGAAGCGCGGCTGTCCCCGCACGGCGCTGGAGTTCTGCAAGCTCATCCTGAG CCTGGAGCCGGACGAGGACCCTCTGTGCATGCTGCTGCTCATCGACCACCTGGCCTTGCGAGCGCGCAACTACGACTACCTGATCCGCCTCTTCCAGGAGTGGGAG GCTCATCGAAACCTGTCTCAGCTCCCGaattttgccttctctgtgccgTTGGCCTATTTTCTGCTGAGTCAGCAAGCAGACCTCCCTGAGCAGGAGCTCAGCTCTGCGAGGGAACAGGCCTCTCTCCTGATCCGACAGGCGCTCACCATGTTCCCTGGAG CCCTCCTCCCTTTGCTCGAGTACTGCTGCGTGCGGCCAGACGCCGCTGTCGCCACTCACAGCTTTTTCGGACCGGACGCTGAGATAAG CCAGCCCCCTGCCCTGAGCCAGCTGGTGAGCCTGTACCTCGGAAGGTCGCACTTCCTCTGGAAGGAGCCGGCCACCATGAGCTGGCTGGAGGAGAACGTCCGCGAGGTTCTGCGGGCGGTGGACTCCGGGGACCCTGCGGTGGAAGCATGTGAGAGCAG GCGGAAGGTGCTGTACCAGCGTGCGCCCAGAAACATCCACCGCCACGTGGTCCTGTCTGAGGTCAAGGAAGCCGTTGCCGCCCTCCCCCCG GATGTGACCACGCAGTCTGTGATGGGCTTTGACCCCCTGCCTCCTTTGGACACCATCTACTCCTACGTCAGGCCAGAGAG gcTGAGTCCTGTCAGCCACGGAAACACAATCGCCCTCTTCTTCCGGTCGCTGCTGCCCAACTACACCATGGAG ACAAGAAGACAGCCAGGTCTCACGTCTGAACATCCGCTCTAA
- the TCF25 gene encoding transcription factor 25 isoform X1: MSRRALRRLRGEQRGQEPLGPGALQFALHDDDDAEEEGPKRGTGGRRPRGAGKEGVCVNNRFELINIEDLEEGPVLNGERPECLLTGNRRRSQSGGADAKKAGEVAGKAAPPEQSNISGKLRKKKKKQKNKKNTAGEILENGLEDIDRILERIEDGGGLSRPGPPPLSSKKHVLYVEHRHLNPDTELKRYFGARAVLGEQRPRQRQRVYPKCTWLTTPKSTWPRYTKPGLSMRLLESKRGLSFFAFEHSEEYQQTQHKFLAAVESMEPNNIVVLLQTSPYHVDSLLQLSDACRFQEDQEMARDLVERALYSMECAFHPLFSLTSGTCRLDYRRPENRSFYLALYKQMSFLEKRGCPRTALEFCKLILSLEPDEDPLCMLLLIDHLALRARNYDYLIRLFQEWEAHRNLSQLPNFAFSVPLAYFLLSQQADLPEQELSSAREQASLLIRQALTMFPGALLPLLEYCCVRPDAAVATHSFFGPDAEISQPPALSQLVSLYLGRSHFLWKEPATMSWLEENVREVLRAVDSGDPAVEACESRRKVLYQRAPRNIHRHVVLSEVKEAVAALPPDVTTQSVMGFDPLPPLDTIYSYVRPERLSPVSHGNTIALFFRSLLPNYTMEGERLEAGGAGGLNHNQGLNRLMLAVRDMMANFHFHDVEAAREDNPEGDGEWD, translated from the exons ATGTCGCGCCGGGCCCTCCGGAGGCTGAGGGGGGAACAGCGCGGCCAGGAGCCCCTCGGGCCCGGTGCCCTGCAGTTTGCCCTCCATGATGACGATGATGCGGAAGAAGAAGGTCCAAAGCGGGGAACAGGCGGCCGGCGCCCCCGGGGCGCAGGGAAGGAAGGCGTCTGCGTCAACAACCGGTTCGAGCTG ATAAACATTGAGGACCTTGAGGAGGGACCAGTGCTGAATGGGGAGAGACCCGAGTGTCTGCTCACAGGGAACAGAAGGAGATCCCAGAGTGGAGGTGCAGATGCCAAGAAAGCTGGAGAAGTGGCTGGCAAAGCAGCACCCCCAGAGCAG TCTAATATAAGTGGCAAACTccgaaagaagaaaaagaaacagaaaaataagaaaaacactgCAGGAGAAATTCTG GAAAACGGGCTGGAAGATATTGATCGCATCCTGGAGAGGATTGAGGATGGCGGTGGTTTAAGCCGCCCAGGCCCGCCTCCCCTGAGCTCAAAGAAGCACGTCCTGTATGTGGAGCACAG ACACTTGAATCCAGACACAGAACTGAAAAGATATTTCGGTGCTCGAGCTGTCCTGGGGGAACAAAG GCCGAGGCAGCGGCAGCGTGTGTACCCCAAGTGTACGTGGTTGACGACCCCCAAGAGCACCTGGCCACGGTACACCAAACCAG GTCTGTCGATGCGGCTGCTGGAGTCCAAGAGAGGCCTCTCCTTCTTTGCGTTTGAGCACAGTGAGGAGTACCAGCAGACACAGCACAAGTTCCTGGCCGCCGTGGAGTCCATGGAGCCCAACAACATCGTG GTTCTGCTCCAGACCAGCCCGTACCACGTTGACTCGCTCCTGCAGCTCAGCGACGCTTGCCGCTTTCAGGAGGATCAGGAGATGGCCCGAGACCTCGTAG AGAGAGCGCTCTACAGCATGGAGTGTGCCTTTCATCCCTTGTTCAGTCTCACCAGCGGGACCTGCCGGCTGGATTACCGCAGACCCGAGAACAG GAGCTTCTACCTGGCCCTCTACAAGCAGATGAGCTTCCTGGAGAAGCGCGGCTGTCCCCGCACGGCGCTGGAGTTCTGCAAGCTCATCCTGAG CCTGGAGCCGGACGAGGACCCTCTGTGCATGCTGCTGCTCATCGACCACCTGGCCTTGCGAGCGCGCAACTACGACTACCTGATCCGCCTCTTCCAGGAGTGGGAG GCTCATCGAAACCTGTCTCAGCTCCCGaattttgccttctctgtgccgTTGGCCTATTTTCTGCTGAGTCAGCAAGCAGACCTCCCTGAGCAGGAGCTCAGCTCTGCGAGGGAACAGGCCTCTCTCCTGATCCGACAGGCGCTCACCATGTTCCCTGGAG CCCTCCTCCCTTTGCTCGAGTACTGCTGCGTGCGGCCAGACGCCGCTGTCGCCACTCACAGCTTTTTCGGACCGGACGCTGAGATAAG CCAGCCCCCTGCCCTGAGCCAGCTGGTGAGCCTGTACCTCGGAAGGTCGCACTTCCTCTGGAAGGAGCCGGCCACCATGAGCTGGCTGGAGGAGAACGTCCGCGAGGTTCTGCGGGCGGTGGACTCCGGGGACCCTGCGGTGGAAGCATGTGAGAGCAG GCGGAAGGTGCTGTACCAGCGTGCGCCCAGAAACATCCACCGCCACGTGGTCCTGTCTGAGGTCAAGGAAGCCGTTGCCGCCCTCCCCCCG GATGTGACCACGCAGTCTGTGATGGGCTTTGACCCCCTGCCTCCTTTGGACACCATCTACTCCTACGTCAGGCCAGAGAG gcTGAGTCCTGTCAGCCACGGAAACACAATCGCCCTCTTCTTCCGGTCGCTGCTGCCCAACTACACCATGGAG ggggagaggctggaggctggaggggctgggggtctgaACCACAACCAAGGCTTGAACAGGCTGATGCTGGCCGTGCGAGACATGATGGCCAACTTTCACTTCCACGACGTGGAGGCGGCTCGTGAGGACAACCCCGAGGGGGACGGGGAGTGGGACTAA
- the TCF25 gene encoding transcription factor 25 isoform X3, with protein MSRRALRRLRGEQRGQEPLGPGALQFALHDDDDAEEEGPKRGTGGRRPRGAGKEGVCVNNRFELINIEDLEEGPVLNGERPECLLTGNRRRSQSGGADAKKAGEVAGKAAPPEQSNISGKLRKKKKKQKNKKNTAGEILENGLEDIDRILERIEDGGGLSRPGPPPLSSKKHVLYVEHRHLNPDTELKRYFGARAVLGEQRPRQRQRVYPKCTWLTTPKSTWPRYTKPGLSMRLLESKRGLSFFAFEHSEEYQQTQHKFLAAVESMEPNNIVVLLQTSPYHVDSLLQLSDACRFQEDQEMARDLVERALYSMECAFHPLFSLTSGTCRLDYRRPENRSFYLALYKQMSFLEKRGCPRTALEFCKLILSLEPDEDPLCMLLLIDHLALRARNYDYLIRLFQEWEAHRNLSQLPNFAFSVPLAYFLLSQQADLPEQELSSAREQASLLIRQALTMFPGALLPLLEYCCVRPDAAVATHSFFGPDAEISQPPALSQLVSLYLGRSHFLWKEPATMSWLEENVREVLRAVDSGDPAVEACESRRKVLYQRAPRNIHRHVVLSEVKEAVAALPPDVTTQSVMGFDPLPPLDTIYSYVRPERLSPVSHGNTIALFFRSLLPNYTMEKTARSHV; from the exons ATGTCGCGCCGGGCCCTCCGGAGGCTGAGGGGGGAACAGCGCGGCCAGGAGCCCCTCGGGCCCGGTGCCCTGCAGTTTGCCCTCCATGATGACGATGATGCGGAAGAAGAAGGTCCAAAGCGGGGAACAGGCGGCCGGCGCCCCCGGGGCGCAGGGAAGGAAGGCGTCTGCGTCAACAACCGGTTCGAGCTG ATAAACATTGAGGACCTTGAGGAGGGACCAGTGCTGAATGGGGAGAGACCCGAGTGTCTGCTCACAGGGAACAGAAGGAGATCCCAGAGTGGAGGTGCAGATGCCAAGAAAGCTGGAGAAGTGGCTGGCAAAGCAGCACCCCCAGAGCAG TCTAATATAAGTGGCAAACTccgaaagaagaaaaagaaacagaaaaataagaaaaacactgCAGGAGAAATTCTG GAAAACGGGCTGGAAGATATTGATCGCATCCTGGAGAGGATTGAGGATGGCGGTGGTTTAAGCCGCCCAGGCCCGCCTCCCCTGAGCTCAAAGAAGCACGTCCTGTATGTGGAGCACAG ACACTTGAATCCAGACACAGAACTGAAAAGATATTTCGGTGCTCGAGCTGTCCTGGGGGAACAAAG GCCGAGGCAGCGGCAGCGTGTGTACCCCAAGTGTACGTGGTTGACGACCCCCAAGAGCACCTGGCCACGGTACACCAAACCAG GTCTGTCGATGCGGCTGCTGGAGTCCAAGAGAGGCCTCTCCTTCTTTGCGTTTGAGCACAGTGAGGAGTACCAGCAGACACAGCACAAGTTCCTGGCCGCCGTGGAGTCCATGGAGCCCAACAACATCGTG GTTCTGCTCCAGACCAGCCCGTACCACGTTGACTCGCTCCTGCAGCTCAGCGACGCTTGCCGCTTTCAGGAGGATCAGGAGATGGCCCGAGACCTCGTAG AGAGAGCGCTCTACAGCATGGAGTGTGCCTTTCATCCCTTGTTCAGTCTCACCAGCGGGACCTGCCGGCTGGATTACCGCAGACCCGAGAACAG GAGCTTCTACCTGGCCCTCTACAAGCAGATGAGCTTCCTGGAGAAGCGCGGCTGTCCCCGCACGGCGCTGGAGTTCTGCAAGCTCATCCTGAG CCTGGAGCCGGACGAGGACCCTCTGTGCATGCTGCTGCTCATCGACCACCTGGCCTTGCGAGCGCGCAACTACGACTACCTGATCCGCCTCTTCCAGGAGTGGGAG GCTCATCGAAACCTGTCTCAGCTCCCGaattttgccttctctgtgccgTTGGCCTATTTTCTGCTGAGTCAGCAAGCAGACCTCCCTGAGCAGGAGCTCAGCTCTGCGAGGGAACAGGCCTCTCTCCTGATCCGACAGGCGCTCACCATGTTCCCTGGAG CCCTCCTCCCTTTGCTCGAGTACTGCTGCGTGCGGCCAGACGCCGCTGTCGCCACTCACAGCTTTTTCGGACCGGACGCTGAGATAAG CCAGCCCCCTGCCCTGAGCCAGCTGGTGAGCCTGTACCTCGGAAGGTCGCACTTCCTCTGGAAGGAGCCGGCCACCATGAGCTGGCTGGAGGAGAACGTCCGCGAGGTTCTGCGGGCGGTGGACTCCGGGGACCCTGCGGTGGAAGCATGTGAGAGCAG GCGGAAGGTGCTGTACCAGCGTGCGCCCAGAAACATCCACCGCCACGTGGTCCTGTCTGAGGTCAAGGAAGCCGTTGCCGCCCTCCCCCCG GATGTGACCACGCAGTCTGTGATGGGCTTTGACCCCCTGCCTCCTTTGGACACCATCTACTCCTACGTCAGGCCAGAGAG gcTGAGTCCTGTCAGCCACGGAAACACAATCGCCCTCTTCTTCCGGTCGCTGCTGCCCAACTACACCATGGAG AAGACAGCCAGGTCTCACGTCTGA
- the TCF25 gene encoding transcription factor 25 isoform X4 — protein MYIRIFVLGFCSIREINIEDLEEGPVLNGERPECLLTGNRRRSQSGGADAKKAGEVAGKAAPPEQSNISGKLRKKKKKQKNKKNTAGEILENGLEDIDRILERIEDGGGLSRPGPPPLSSKKHVLYVEHRHLNPDTELKRYFGARAVLGEQRPRQRQRVYPKCTWLTTPKSTWPRYTKPGLSMRLLESKRGLSFFAFEHSEEYQQTQHKFLAAVESMEPNNIVVLLQTSPYHVDSLLQLSDACRFQEDQEMARDLVERALYSMECAFHPLFSLTSGTCRLDYRRPENRSFYLALYKQMSFLEKRGCPRTALEFCKLILSLEPDEDPLCMLLLIDHLALRARNYDYLIRLFQEWEAHRNLSQLPNFAFSVPLAYFLLSQQADLPEQELSSAREQASLLIRQALTMFPGALLPLLEYCCVRPDAAVATHSFFGPDAEISQPPALSQLVSLYLGRSHFLWKEPATMSWLEENVREVLRAVDSGDPAVEACESRRKVLYQRAPRNIHRHVVLSEVKEAVAALPPDVTTQSVMGFDPLPPLDTIYSYVRPERLSPVSHGNTIALFFRSLLPNYTMEGERLEAGGAGGLNHNQGLNRLMLAVRDMMANFHFHDVEAAREDNPEGDGEWD, from the exons ATGTATATACGAATCTTTGTGCTAGGGTTCTGTTCCATAAGGGAG ATAAACATTGAGGACCTTGAGGAGGGACCAGTGCTGAATGGGGAGAGACCCGAGTGTCTGCTCACAGGGAACAGAAGGAGATCCCAGAGTGGAGGTGCAGATGCCAAGAAAGCTGGAGAAGTGGCTGGCAAAGCAGCACCCCCAGAGCAG TCTAATATAAGTGGCAAACTccgaaagaagaaaaagaaacagaaaaataagaaaaacactgCAGGAGAAATTCTG GAAAACGGGCTGGAAGATATTGATCGCATCCTGGAGAGGATTGAGGATGGCGGTGGTTTAAGCCGCCCAGGCCCGCCTCCCCTGAGCTCAAAGAAGCACGTCCTGTATGTGGAGCACAG ACACTTGAATCCAGACACAGAACTGAAAAGATATTTCGGTGCTCGAGCTGTCCTGGGGGAACAAAG GCCGAGGCAGCGGCAGCGTGTGTACCCCAAGTGTACGTGGTTGACGACCCCCAAGAGCACCTGGCCACGGTACACCAAACCAG GTCTGTCGATGCGGCTGCTGGAGTCCAAGAGAGGCCTCTCCTTCTTTGCGTTTGAGCACAGTGAGGAGTACCAGCAGACACAGCACAAGTTCCTGGCCGCCGTGGAGTCCATGGAGCCCAACAACATCGTG GTTCTGCTCCAGACCAGCCCGTACCACGTTGACTCGCTCCTGCAGCTCAGCGACGCTTGCCGCTTTCAGGAGGATCAGGAGATGGCCCGAGACCTCGTAG AGAGAGCGCTCTACAGCATGGAGTGTGCCTTTCATCCCTTGTTCAGTCTCACCAGCGGGACCTGCCGGCTGGATTACCGCAGACCCGAGAACAG GAGCTTCTACCTGGCCCTCTACAAGCAGATGAGCTTCCTGGAGAAGCGCGGCTGTCCCCGCACGGCGCTGGAGTTCTGCAAGCTCATCCTGAG CCTGGAGCCGGACGAGGACCCTCTGTGCATGCTGCTGCTCATCGACCACCTGGCCTTGCGAGCGCGCAACTACGACTACCTGATCCGCCTCTTCCAGGAGTGGGAG GCTCATCGAAACCTGTCTCAGCTCCCGaattttgccttctctgtgccgTTGGCCTATTTTCTGCTGAGTCAGCAAGCAGACCTCCCTGAGCAGGAGCTCAGCTCTGCGAGGGAACAGGCCTCTCTCCTGATCCGACAGGCGCTCACCATGTTCCCTGGAG CCCTCCTCCCTTTGCTCGAGTACTGCTGCGTGCGGCCAGACGCCGCTGTCGCCACTCACAGCTTTTTCGGACCGGACGCTGAGATAAG CCAGCCCCCTGCCCTGAGCCAGCTGGTGAGCCTGTACCTCGGAAGGTCGCACTTCCTCTGGAAGGAGCCGGCCACCATGAGCTGGCTGGAGGAGAACGTCCGCGAGGTTCTGCGGGCGGTGGACTCCGGGGACCCTGCGGTGGAAGCATGTGAGAGCAG GCGGAAGGTGCTGTACCAGCGTGCGCCCAGAAACATCCACCGCCACGTGGTCCTGTCTGAGGTCAAGGAAGCCGTTGCCGCCCTCCCCCCG GATGTGACCACGCAGTCTGTGATGGGCTTTGACCCCCTGCCTCCTTTGGACACCATCTACTCCTACGTCAGGCCAGAGAG gcTGAGTCCTGTCAGCCACGGAAACACAATCGCCCTCTTCTTCCGGTCGCTGCTGCCCAACTACACCATGGAG ggggagaggctggaggctggaggggctgggggtctgaACCACAACCAAGGCTTGAACAGGCTGATGCTGGCCGTGCGAGACATGATGGCCAACTTTCACTTCCACGACGTGGAGGCGGCTCGTGAGGACAACCCCGAGGGGGACGGGGAGTGGGACTAA